From a region of the Chitinophaga caseinilytica genome:
- a CDS encoding porin family protein encodes MKKSIFLFLTVCLFSVAAQAQQVKFGVKGGLNVAKMTNLTNSKTRASIYVGGFARVGLNEQWSVQPELVYSGQGFVFDPPIFDKTTVAVNYINLPIMAQYHIIPEFYLEAGPQIGFKVAAKTKYDGNTHDVGDAYKGVDFGLGAGLGYDFDFGLGVNARYNFGLTHAGETDEKHANSVAQFGVTYTFGNFRIKK; translated from the coding sequence ATGAAAAAATCCATTTTCTTATTCCTGACCGTATGCCTGTTTAGTGTTGCCGCCCAGGCGCAGCAAGTGAAATTCGGTGTGAAAGGCGGTTTGAACGTCGCCAAAATGACGAACCTGACCAATAGCAAAACCCGGGCATCCATTTACGTGGGTGGTTTCGCGAGAGTGGGCCTCAATGAACAGTGGAGCGTCCAGCCGGAGCTGGTGTATTCGGGACAGGGCTTCGTGTTCGACCCGCCGATTTTCGACAAAACTACGGTGGCCGTCAACTACATCAATCTGCCCATCATGGCGCAATATCACATCATCCCCGAATTCTACCTGGAAGCCGGGCCCCAGATCGGTTTCAAAGTAGCCGCCAAAACCAAGTACGACGGCAATACCCACGACGTGGGCGACGCCTACAAAGGTGTTGATTTTGGACTGGGCGCAGGTTTGGGATATGATTTCGATTTCGGTCTTGGTGTGAACGCACGGTATAACTTTGGACTCACACATGCCGGCGAAACCGACGAAAAACATGCGAACTCCGTTGCACAGTTCGGCGTGACCTACACGTTCGGCAACTTCCGGATCAAAAAATAG
- a CDS encoding OmpA family protein has product MKKTMFRWVICVMTVLPLASVAQNSDPAPNPHGSLFGGGGMNYRTFSVGINGGITAPSVLIGGSNDFTKSLISYGYGAYAKWQLLHFFSLRADYMGGRLKGDQSRELGNGANPNRAFSSFETRLKWTASLSGVFNFASINWAYKKPIAQLYASVGGGLAGYSPRITPTGGTEMEYKTDGNIKELIIPVGAGIKFRLNDFMNLDLGYTMNFLDADNLDGYKYGPSKDRFSYGYAGLEFAIGSRTKPQLQWHNGPAVMYDDLVGQRDQLRRELEAEKANNEKLAADLAQLQKDSDGDGVSDVFDKCPNTPSGDKVDGAGCSLPKPDTARPVQVIITDDDRRLVKNAIDNLEFATGKSDISPKSFASLDQVASLLVRKNLSLKLAGHTDNTGNRTKNMALSKDRAESVKSYLVSKGVNPSRIEATGYGQDQPIASNKTAAGRQANRRVEFTIY; this is encoded by the coding sequence ATGAAAAAAACCATGTTCCGGTGGGTCATTTGCGTCATGACCGTCTTGCCCCTCGCCAGTGTTGCCCAGAACTCCGACCCCGCCCCTAATCCGCACGGCAGCCTCTTCGGCGGCGGCGGCATGAACTACAGGACCTTCTCCGTCGGCATCAACGGCGGCATCACCGCCCCTTCCGTCCTCATCGGCGGCAGCAACGATTTCACCAAATCGCTCATCAGTTATGGCTATGGCGCTTATGCCAAATGGCAGCTCCTTCATTTCTTCAGCCTCCGGGCCGACTATATGGGCGGCCGGCTCAAGGGCGACCAGAGCCGCGAGCTCGGCAACGGCGCCAATCCCAACCGGGCCTTCTCGTCGTTCGAAACCCGCCTGAAATGGACCGCCAGCCTCAGCGGGGTCTTCAACTTCGCCTCCATCAACTGGGCCTATAAAAAGCCCATCGCACAATTATACGCCTCCGTCGGCGGTGGCCTCGCCGGCTACAGCCCCCGCATCACCCCCACCGGCGGCACAGAAATGGAATACAAGACAGACGGCAATATCAAGGAACTCATCATCCCCGTAGGCGCCGGCATCAAGTTCAGGCTCAACGACTTCATGAACCTCGATCTCGGTTACACGATGAATTTCCTCGATGCCGACAACCTGGACGGCTATAAATATGGCCCTTCCAAAGACCGCTTCTCCTACGGGTACGCCGGCCTCGAATTCGCCATCGGTTCCCGCACCAAACCGCAACTGCAATGGCATAACGGGCCCGCCGTCATGTACGACGACCTGGTGGGGCAGCGCGACCAGCTCCGCCGCGAGCTCGAAGCGGAAAAAGCCAACAATGAAAAACTGGCCGCCGATCTCGCGCAATTGCAGAAAGACAGCGATGGCGACGGCGTTTCCGACGTATTCGACAAATGCCCGAACACACCTTCGGGCGACAAAGTGGACGGCGCCGGCTGCTCACTGCCAAAACCGGATACCGCACGGCCCGTTCAGGTCATAATTACAGACGACGACCGCAGGCTCGTGAAAAACGCCATCGACAACCTGGAATTTGCTACCGGGAAGTCGGATATCAGCCCGAAATCCTTTGCTTCGCTGGACCAGGTGGCGTCGCTGCTGGTGCGTAAAAACCTCAGCCTCAAACTGGCAGGCCATACAGACAATACCGGCAACCGCACCAAGAACATGGCACTTTCGAAAGACCGTGCCGAGTCGGTGAAATCGTACCTGGTGTCTAAAGGCGTGAACCCCAGCCGCATCGAAGCCACGGGTTACGGCCAGGACCAGCCGATCGCTTCGAACAAAACCGCCGCGGGCCGCCAGGCCAACCGCCGCGTGGAATTCACCATCTATTAA
- the dnaK gene encoding molecular chaperone DnaK, which translates to MGKIIGIDLGTTNSCVAVMEGNEPVVIANDEGRRTTPSVVAFLKNGERKVGDPAKRQAITNPVNTIMSVKRFMGRHFDEVSNELSHVSYKVVKGDNNTTRIDIDGRLYTPQEISAMILQKMKKTAEDYLGQEVTEAVITVPAYFNDAQRQATKEAGEIAGLTVRRIINEPTAAALAYGMDKKHHDSMIAVFDLGGGTFDVSILELGDGVFEVKATNGDTHLGGDDFDKVIMDWLADEFKKDEAVDLHKDPMAWQRLKEAAEKAKIELSSSQETEINLPYITAVDGVPKHLVKKLTRAKFEQLSDSLVERTLEPCRKALADAGIEISKIDEVILVGGSTRIPRIQEVVEKFFGKKPNRGVNPDEVVAVGAAIQGGVLTGEVKDVLLLDVTPLSLGIETMGGVMTKLIEANTTIPTKKSEVFSTAADSQPSVEIHVLQGERPMASQNRTLGRFILNDIPPAPRGVPKIEVVFDIDANGILHVTAKDQGTGKSQNIRIEAGSGLNKDEIEKMKAEAKANEAEDKAAREKIEKINQADSLVFQTEKQLKEYGDKIPADKKAPIEAALEKLRTANKTQDIAQIDAASAELNAAWTAASEEMYKASQAQGGANGGPEQGGQQQQGGQQGANGDTVTDAEFEEVK; encoded by the coding sequence ATGGGAAAAATCATAGGTATTGACTTAGGGACTACCAACTCTTGCGTTGCTGTAATGGAAGGCAACGAACCGGTAGTTATCGCAAATGACGAAGGGCGCCGTACCACCCCATCCGTCGTTGCTTTTTTAAAGAACGGAGAAAGAAAGGTGGGCGATCCCGCCAAACGCCAGGCGATCACCAACCCCGTTAACACCATCATGTCGGTGAAGCGTTTCATGGGCCGTCATTTCGACGAAGTGTCCAATGAATTGAGCCACGTGAGCTACAAAGTGGTAAAAGGCGACAATAACACTACCCGCATCGATATAGATGGACGGCTGTACACTCCCCAGGAGATTTCGGCCATGATCCTTCAGAAAATGAAGAAAACGGCTGAGGATTACCTCGGCCAGGAAGTGACCGAAGCGGTAATTACCGTTCCGGCTTACTTTAACGACGCACAGCGCCAGGCTACCAAAGAAGCCGGCGAGATCGCGGGCCTCACCGTTCGCCGTATCATCAACGAACCTACCGCCGCCGCACTGGCGTATGGTATGGACAAGAAACATCACGACAGCATGATCGCCGTGTTCGACCTCGGTGGTGGTACTTTCGACGTGTCTATCCTTGAACTGGGAGACGGCGTGTTCGAAGTGAAAGCTACCAATGGCGACACCCACCTCGGTGGTGACGACTTCGATAAAGTGATCATGGACTGGCTGGCAGACGAATTCAAGAAAGATGAAGCCGTAGACCTGCATAAGGACCCCATGGCATGGCAGCGCCTGAAAGAAGCGGCTGAAAAGGCGAAGATCGAACTGTCTTCTTCCCAGGAGACCGAGATCAACCTGCCTTACATCACTGCGGTAGACGGTGTGCCGAAACACCTGGTGAAAAAACTCACCCGCGCCAAATTCGAGCAATTGAGCGACAGCCTCGTGGAAAGGACGCTGGAGCCCTGCCGCAAAGCATTGGCCGACGCAGGTATCGAAATCAGCAAGATCGACGAAGTGATCCTGGTGGGCGGTTCTACCCGTATCCCCCGTATCCAGGAAGTAGTTGAGAAATTCTTCGGCAAAAAGCCGAACAGGGGCGTAAACCCCGACGAAGTGGTGGCAGTAGGTGCAGCTATCCAGGGCGGCGTTCTCACCGGTGAGGTGAAAGACGTGCTGCTGCTGGACGTGACCCCGCTTTCCCTCGGTATCGAGACCATGGGCGGCGTTATGACCAAGCTGATCGAAGCCAACACGACCATCCCCACGAAAAAGAGCGAAGTGTTCTCTACAGCGGCCGATAGCCAGCCGAGCGTAGAGATCCACGTACTGCAAGGCGAGCGCCCCATGGCCAGCCAGAACAGGACGCTGGGCCGCTTCATCCTCAACGATATCCCGCCCGCTCCCCGCGGCGTGCCCAAGATCGAAGTGGTGTTCGACATCGACGCCAACGGTATCCTGCACGTAACCGCGAAAGACCAGGGCACCGGCAAATCTCAGAACATCCGCATCGAAGCCGGCAGCGGCCTGAATAAGGATGAGATCGAAAAGATGAAAGCCGAAGCCAAGGCCAACGAAGCGGAAGACAAGGCAGCACGGGAGAAGATCGAGAAGATCAACCAGGCAGACAGTCTCGTATTCCAGACCGAAAAACAACTGAAAGAATACGGCGACAAGATCCCGGCCGATAAAAAAGCCCCGATCGAAGCTGCCCTGGAAAAACTGCGTACCGCAAACAAAACCCAGGACATCGCCCAGATCGACGCTGCTTCCGCCGAGCTGAACGCTGCATGGACGGCCGCTTCCGAAGAAATGTACAAAGCATCCCAAGCACAGGGTGGCGCCAATGGCGGGCCCGAGCAGGGAGGCCAGCAACAACAGGGCGGTCAACAGGGAGCCAATGGCGACACGGTGACCGACGCGGAATTCGAAGAAGTGAAATAA
- a CDS encoding BPSS1187 family protein, which translates to MIRPLILCALLSFGCTKPSERTTPSGLREHIVPPSTANSNIKTYNDPNYAYVVPDNKRRNQLLLFLPGTGAEPKNYRKFIRLAAEKGYHAIGLMYPNKPAVNELCAGSADITAHSRARLEIIDGTDRHPGVTVDRTHCIIQRLTDLLHYLDKTYPDENWAQFLAGNQPAWEKVLAAGHSQGAGHAGVMGKHYPLRRVILFSGIDFLTDGQIPDWVQNTTRHNIYYALHHEKDELLDINIVKSGWTHLGMTPPVSADSPIPPTAQTLITTATPALLLPLRFHNMTAVDVFAPASIADNAWLHFLQ; encoded by the coding sequence ATGATCCGCCCCCTCATCCTCTGCGCCCTGCTCTCTTTCGGCTGCACCAAACCATCCGAACGCACCACGCCCTCCGGCCTCCGCGAACACATCGTTCCGCCATCCACCGCCAATTCGAATATCAAAACCTATAACGACCCGAACTACGCGTACGTGGTCCCCGACAACAAACGCCGCAACCAACTCCTCCTCTTCCTCCCCGGCACCGGCGCCGAGCCCAAAAACTACCGGAAATTCATCCGCCTCGCCGCCGAAAAAGGATACCACGCCATCGGCCTCATGTATCCCAACAAACCCGCCGTCAACGAGCTATGCGCCGGCTCGGCCGACATCACCGCCCATTCCCGCGCACGCCTCGAAATCATCGACGGCACCGACCGCCATCCCGGCGTCACCGTCGATCGCACCCACTGCATCATCCAGCGGCTGACCGATCTCCTGCATTACCTCGATAAAACATACCCCGACGAAAACTGGGCGCAATTCCTCGCCGGCAACCAGCCCGCCTGGGAAAAGGTCCTCGCCGCCGGGCACTCGCAAGGCGCCGGCCATGCAGGCGTTATGGGAAAGCATTATCCCCTCCGCCGTGTAATCCTCTTTTCCGGCATCGACTTCCTCACCGACGGACAAATCCCCGACTGGGTACAAAACACCACCCGCCATAATATTTATTACGCGCTCCACCACGAAAAAGACGAGCTCCTCGACATCAACATCGTAAAATCCGGCTGGACGCACCTCGGCATGACGCCCCCCGTTTCCGCCGACTCCCCCATCCCGCCTACGGCGCAGACCCTCATCACTACCGCTACACCCGCGCTCCTGCTGCCTTTGCGCTTCCACAACATGACCGCCGTGGATGTTTTCGCACCCGCCTCCATCGCAGATAACGCCTGGCTGCATTTCCTGCAATAA
- a CDS encoding 4-alpha-glucanotransferase has translation MTLRFYVRFASAWGQQLVLCLENGQRLAMDYVDPQTWAFTLEWEDAVIQYRYAIQSEGSLEENTMRGVHFPQNVSAYAIHDTFHFPGDIAASWMRAPFRDVFYTREGMAAANPGTTGSHRFRVRAPLLPVEKKVWLIGNVEPLGNWAPDFAVEMFADGNGIFSVEVELPVQEAIAYKYCVSGSEDDWEWEQGENRTYYSESAASIDDGFARFPRQPWKGAGVAVPVFSLRSGKSLGCGEFADLPLLAEWAAAAGIRMIQLLPVNDTTWSKTWQDSYPYAAVSAFALHPIYIHLPSIGQVRGYAEQQKRLDLPEMDYEATLAFKETALRGFYRAFTPDAAFLDWERAQAHWLPAYANFCCRRDGTSDQGYYRFVQYHLHKQLTTAVAILRSKGIALKGDLPIGMFLHSADVLEQPGLFNTAVQAGAPPDEFATEGQNWGFPAYNWEQMEADGFNWWKRRLQHMAQYFSAFRIDHVLGFFRLWQVPRNAASPLLGYFQPSIPLTASEITDVGIPFSRERYCRPYITDGVISSLFGHEADRLKSAYLEPQSPGFYRLKQAQPFAGEKPSFAAALRQLAANVLFLEPEPDQFHPRFGMADTLSFQALPDLEQTSLRRLADDFFFHRHDELWKRSALHKLPVLTSATDMLVCGEDLGLIPHSVPEVMSALGILGLEVDRMPRYPGRTPADAPYLSVVTPSTHDMSTLRSEVPTDREPSIRRQLLSPAMWCILQLQDWLSLDDSLPHPDDPSQERINVPAILPWYWRYRMPLPLESLLEATSLRDRVHRLISEAGREG, from the coding sequence ATGACCCTGCGTTTCTATGTCCGCTTTGCCTCTGCCTGGGGGCAGCAATTGGTGCTCTGCCTGGAAAACGGGCAGCGGCTGGCAATGGATTACGTTGATCCGCAAACGTGGGCATTTACCCTGGAATGGGAAGATGCGGTCATTCAATATCGTTATGCCATCCAATCGGAGGGGAGCCTGGAAGAAAATACGATGCGGGGAGTACATTTTCCCCAAAACGTAAGCGCCTATGCTATCCACGACACGTTTCATTTCCCGGGGGATATAGCTGCATCGTGGATGCGGGCGCCGTTCAGGGATGTGTTTTATACGAGGGAAGGGATGGCTGCGGCAAATCCAGGCACCACGGGCTCGCATCGGTTCCGGGTGAGAGCACCGTTATTGCCGGTTGAAAAGAAAGTTTGGCTGATCGGGAATGTGGAGCCCCTCGGAAATTGGGCCCCTGACTTTGCGGTGGAGATGTTCGCTGATGGCAACGGGATTTTCTCGGTGGAAGTAGAATTGCCGGTCCAGGAGGCTATCGCATACAAATATTGCGTTTCCGGGTCGGAAGACGATTGGGAATGGGAGCAGGGTGAAAACAGGACGTATTATTCAGAAAGCGCTGCTTCGATAGACGATGGGTTTGCCCGGTTCCCGCGCCAGCCTTGGAAAGGTGCGGGTGTGGCGGTGCCTGTGTTCTCGCTCCGGTCGGGGAAGAGCCTGGGATGCGGGGAATTCGCCGATCTGCCGTTGCTGGCGGAATGGGCCGCAGCGGCGGGAATCCGCATGATACAATTGCTCCCGGTAAATGACACGACCTGGAGCAAAACCTGGCAGGATTCATATCCCTATGCCGCCGTATCGGCCTTCGCCCTCCATCCCATTTATATACACCTCCCGTCGATCGGGCAGGTGAGGGGGTATGCTGAACAGCAAAAGCGACTCGATCTTCCCGAAATGGATTATGAAGCCACGCTTGCCTTTAAAGAAACCGCATTGCGGGGCTTCTACCGGGCGTTCACACCAGACGCGGCTTTTCTTGACTGGGAACGCGCGCAGGCACATTGGCTCCCGGCATACGCGAATTTTTGTTGCCGGCGCGATGGAACGAGCGATCAGGGGTATTATCGCTTCGTGCAATACCATCTGCATAAACAACTCACCACCGCAGTAGCCATATTACGGTCGAAAGGGATTGCGCTGAAAGGTGACCTCCCCATCGGTATGTTTTTACATAGCGCAGATGTGCTTGAGCAGCCCGGTTTGTTCAACACCGCTGTTCAGGCAGGCGCACCGCCCGATGAATTCGCCACCGAAGGACAAAACTGGGGATTCCCCGCTTACAATTGGGAGCAGATGGAAGCCGACGGCTTTAACTGGTGGAAGCGCCGACTGCAGCACATGGCCCAATATTTTTCCGCTTTCCGGATAGACCATGTGCTGGGGTTCTTCCGCCTCTGGCAGGTGCCCCGCAATGCCGCGAGCCCCCTGCTGGGGTATTTCCAGCCGTCGATCCCGTTGACAGCATCCGAGATCACGGACGTGGGGATCCCGTTTTCCCGGGAAAGATATTGCAGGCCGTATATCACGGATGGTGTCATATCGTCGCTGTTTGGACATGAGGCAGACCGGTTGAAATCCGCTTATCTCGAGCCACAGTCCCCGGGATTCTACCGCCTGAAACAGGCGCAACCTTTTGCCGGGGAAAAGCCGTCGTTCGCAGCTGCGCTTCGTCAGCTGGCCGCCAACGTTCTGTTTCTGGAACCCGAACCTGATCAATTCCATCCCCGGTTCGGAATGGCCGACACGCTTTCGTTCCAGGCACTACCGGATTTGGAGCAAACCAGTTTGCGCCGGTTGGCAGACGATTTCTTTTTCCATCGCCATGATGAACTTTGGAAGCGATCGGCCCTGCATAAGTTGCCGGTCTTAACCAGCGCCACAGATATGTTGGTGTGTGGAGAAGATCTGGGACTGATCCCGCACAGTGTGCCGGAAGTGATGTCGGCGTTGGGTATTCTGGGGTTAGAGGTTGACCGCATGCCCCGCTATCCCGGCCGAACACCGGCAGACGCACCTTATTTATCGGTAGTTACGCCGTCCACGCACGATATGAGCACGCTGCGCAGCGAAGTCCCCACAGACCGGGAGCCCTCCATCCGCAGGCAGTTGCTGTCGCCCGCGATGTGGTGCATCCTTCAACTGCAGGACTGGCTTTCGCTCGACGATTCCCTCCCGCACCCGGACGACCCATCCCAGGAACGGATCAACGTTCCCGCCATCCTTCCCTGGTACTGGCGTTACCGGATGCCCCTGCCCCTGGAATCTCTCCTTGAAGCAACGTCCCTCCGCGACCGGGTGCATCGCCTCATCAGCGAAGCTGGGCGCGAGGGATGA